One window from the genome of Enterobacter asburiae encodes:
- the soxS gene encoding superoxide response transcriptional regulator SoxS has translation MSHQQIIQTLIEWIDEHIDQPLNIDVVAKKSGYSKWYLQRMFRTVMHQTLGEYIRQRRLLLAAQALRSTQRPIFDIAMDLGYVSQQTFSRVFRREFDRTPSDYRHQLN, from the coding sequence ATGTCGCATCAGCAGATTATTCAGACACTTATTGAATGGATTGATGAACATATCGACCAACCGTTGAACATTGATGTGGTCGCTAAAAAGTCGGGCTATTCGAAATGGTATTTACAGAGAATGTTCCGCACGGTCATGCATCAGACGCTGGGTGAGTACATTCGCCAGCGCAGACTGCTGCTGGCGGCGCAGGCACTACGCTCAACGCAGCGGCCCATTTTTGATATTGCGATGGATCTTGGCTATGTATCGCAACAAACCTTTTCCCGCGTGTTTCGCCGCGAGTTTGACCGCACGCCGAGCGACTATCGCCACCAGTTGAATTAA